The DNA segment GAACGATCCCCCCCATGGACCAACGCTGAGACTTTGGCGGGGCAAATATATGAATACATGGAACACCGATATTTTTGACAAAAAAGTGGTAAGTGTTCATTGACTGATTGCGTTAGTAGCAGAACTAAGGGGGCACTAAGGTAAATGACTAAAAATAATTTTTAATTTTTTGCGTAAGTTATTTGATCACAAAATCCAAACGGCCATGTGTTCGCAAACTTAAAAGTGCGATGGTCCGTTACACTGTTCTAAAATGACCTTTCCAACTAAACCAAATACTTTATTTAGTATTGCCCAAATACAAAGGCGATCGGAGACAATTAATATATATAGGGTTAACGCTGGTGGAATTAAGCTAATAACCATTGCCATTAACTTGACGTAAGACTCTGATTTAGTTTAAGGTTTGCTAAGTATGAACTACTGTCAATCGGCCCATTTCCTTTAAAAGGAAGATATTCGACAAAGCGGGCATACAACACATTGTTTATGGGAATAATGTGAAGCGGAACGAATCTGCGGTTAAATTAACGGAATAGATGTAAAATGAAGAACCAATTTTTAGGTTTTTATAGCCCCTCAGATGAGGACTTAGTAACTGCTTGGAAAAGTGAAAGTACGTTATTTGTATTTGATACCAATACACTGCTTAACCTTTATAGCTATGCCGAGCATACTCGCGATGATTTTTTTAAAATATTGAAAGCACTTGAGCACAATATTTGGTTGCCAAATCAGGTTGGTCTTGAGTACCAAAAAAATAGACTATCTGTTATTAAACGTGAAAAAGACGTTTTGAGAAATCTGATTCAATGCTTAGAAAAAGTGGATAGTGTATTTATCGGCGACATTAAAGCGTTAAATTTGGATACTCGTTTTCCTCAGTTAGACGAAAAATCGAAAGACTTACACTCTAAAATAAAACAGCTGATAGGACGCTTTAAAACCTCTGTAACCCATCATGATAAAAAACAACCTCAAGTGCGCTCTCATGATGCTATTCGCGATCAAATAGATGAAGCTTTTGATGGTAAAGTGGGTACATCCCCTGCAGAACAAAAGTGGCTCGATGACTTGTATAAAGAGGGTAAATCCCGTTACGAAAATAAAGTGCCTCCTGGGTATATGGATGCAAATAAAAGTAAGCAAAATGATAATACCTACCAGTTCGCAGGGCTCACTTTTAAACGCGAATATGGTGATCTAATTTTATGGAAGCAACTTATTGAAAAGGCCAATGACGCTGATATTAAATCTGTTATTTTTGTTTCTGATGATGCTAAGGAAGACTGGCTTTATGTAATAGATGCCCAGGGTAAAAAACAAATAGGACCAAGAGCAGAGTTACGGCAAGAAATTTGCGATGAAGCCGACATCAACATTTTTACAATTATTAATACTGGTGACTTTCTTAAAAATGGTAAAGATATTTTAGAGCTAGATGTGGATGAAACATCGGTAAATGAAGCGAGCGAAGCCTTTAAAGACAATTTAAGCCGTATTAATGTTAGGTTAGACTCGGCTTTAAAAAATAAATTTAAGATCATGGATGAAAAGTGGTTAAAGAATTCCGCTTTAGGAAAAGAGTTATACGATAACTATTTACAAGAAGCAGCTACGAGAGGCGAACTTGCTAAAAACCTTAATCAGAACTCGAATTTAAAAGACCTGAATGAAATGATAAACGCGATTCAATTGCGTAGTGAAAGTGATGATCGACTGAAGTCAATTTACAATACAATTAATGCTGTAAATGACCCAAATCAAGAATTAATTCAGAGGTTTCAAAGCCTAGACTTCTCAAAGGATAGTAAAAATAATGGTGACAACACTAATGAGTAATGGCAATTCTTAAGTAGTTAAAAGTACTGTGAATACAGTGCAACTTTTGAAGATAGCCATTGAGTCGCACAATAAGTAAATAGGTTGCTCAATGATAAAAATTTTAATAGCTACAACAGTATTAACTGCTT comes from the Thalassotalea nanhaiensis genome and includes:
- a CDS encoding PIN-like domain-containing protein is translated as MKNQFLGFYSPSDEDLVTAWKSESTLFVFDTNTLLNLYSYAEHTRDDFFKILKALEHNIWLPNQVGLEYQKNRLSVIKREKDVLRNLIQCLEKVDSVFIGDIKALNLDTRFPQLDEKSKDLHSKIKQLIGRFKTSVTHHDKKQPQVRSHDAIRDQIDEAFDGKVGTSPAEQKWLDDLYKEGKSRYENKVPPGYMDANKSKQNDNTYQFAGLTFKREYGDLILWKQLIEKANDADIKSVIFVSDDAKEDWLYVIDAQGKKQIGPRAELRQEICDEADINIFTIINTGDFLKNGKDILELDVDETSVNEASEAFKDNLSRINVRLDSALKNKFKIMDEKWLKNSALGKELYDNYLQEAATRGELAKNLNQNSNLKDLNEMINAIQLRSESDDRLKSIYNTINAVNDPNQELIQRFQSLDFSKDSKNNGDNTNE